A genomic window from Streptomyces sp. NBC_00234 includes:
- a CDS encoding VWA domain-containing protein, which translates to MVLGGDSAESTGCTLTGRDVAMDGALAALYGGGGKPGGRGGSERSGGLGASAPSVARWLGDIRTYFPSSVVQVMQRDAIDRLGLSALLLEPEMLEAVEADVHLVGTLLSLNKAMPETTKETARAVVRKVVDDLEKRLSTRTKATLTGALDRSAKINRPRHRDIDWDRTIRANLKNYLPVPGKDGAGTVIPERLIGYGRAARAVKKDVILCIDQSGSMAASVVYASVFGAVLASMRTLATRLVVFDTAVVDLTDQLDDPVDVLFGTQLGGGTDINRALAYCQSKITRPADTVVVLISDLYEGGIRDEMLKRVAAMKASGVEFVTLLALSDEGAPAYDREHAAALGALGAPAFACTPDLFPDIMAAAIEKRPLPIPDKETHQ; encoded by the coding sequence ATGGTGCTGGGCGGGGACAGCGCGGAGAGCACCGGCTGCACCCTCACCGGCCGTGACGTCGCGATGGACGGCGCCCTGGCCGCGCTGTACGGAGGCGGGGGCAAGCCCGGCGGCCGGGGAGGCTCGGAGCGTTCGGGGGGACTCGGCGCGTCCGCCCCGTCCGTCGCCCGCTGGCTCGGCGACATCCGCACGTACTTCCCCAGCTCCGTCGTCCAGGTCATGCAGCGTGACGCGATCGACCGGCTCGGGCTGTCCGCGCTGCTGCTGGAGCCGGAGATGCTGGAAGCCGTCGAGGCCGACGTCCACCTCGTCGGCACGCTGCTCTCCCTCAACAAGGCGATGCCGGAGACGACGAAGGAGACGGCAAGAGCCGTCGTGCGCAAGGTCGTCGACGACCTGGAGAAGCGGCTCTCCACCCGTACCAAGGCGACTCTGACCGGCGCCCTGGACCGCTCGGCGAAAATCAACCGGCCGCGTCACCGGGACATCGACTGGGACCGCACCATCCGGGCGAACCTCAAGAACTACCTGCCCGTCCCCGGAAAGGACGGAGCAGGCACGGTCATTCCCGAACGGCTCATCGGGTACGGGCGCGCGGCCCGCGCCGTGAAGAAGGACGTCATCCTCTGCATCGACCAGTCGGGTTCCATGGCCGCTTCCGTCGTCTACGCCTCGGTGTTCGGCGCGGTGCTCGCCTCCATGCGCACCCTGGCGACCCGCCTCGTCGTCTTCGACACCGCCGTCGTCGACCTCACCGACCAGCTCGACGACCCGGTCGACGTGCTCTTCGGTACCCAGCTCGGCGGTGGCACGGACATCAACCGGGCGCTGGCCTACTGCCAGTCGAAGATCACCCGGCCCGCCGACACCGTGGTCGTCCTCATCAGCGACCTCTACGAGGGCGGCATCCGCGACGAGATGCTCAAGCGCGTCGCCGCGATGAAGGCGTCCGGTGTGGAGTTCGTGACGCTGCTCGCGCTCTCCGACGAAGGAGCGCCCGCCTACGACCGTGAGCACGCCGCCGCACTCGGCGCCCTGGGTGCGCCTGCCTTCGCCTGCACCCCCGATCTCTTCCCCGACATCATGGCGGCGGCGATCGAGAAGCGCCCCCTGCCCATTCCGGACAAGGAGACCCATCAGTAA
- the sucC gene encoding ADP-forming succinate--CoA ligase subunit beta: protein MDLFEYQARDLFAKHGVPVLAGEVIDTPEAAREATERLGGKSVVKAQVKVGGRGKAGGVKLAANPDEAVARATDILGMDIKGHTVHKVMIAELSPEIEAEYYVSYLLDRTNRTFLAMASVQGGMDIEEVAEKTPEALAKVPVNAVDGVDIVKAREIVAQAKFPADVAEGVAEAMVTLWDTFVAEDALLVEVNPLVKTKDGRILALDGKVSLDENADFRQPGHEALEDKAAANPLEAAAKAKNLNYVKLDGEVGIIGNGAGLVMSTLDVVAYAGENHGNVKPANFLDIGGGASAEVMANGLEIILGDPDVKSVFVNVFGGITACDEVANGIVQALALLESKGEKVEKPLVVRLDGNNAELGRKILSDANHPLVQRVDTMDGAADKAAELAAAAK, encoded by the coding sequence GTGGACCTGTTCGAGTACCAGGCGAGGGACCTCTTCGCCAAGCACGGTGTACCGGTGCTGGCCGGTGAAGTCATTGACACGCCTGAGGCAGCCCGCGAGGCGACCGAGCGGCTGGGCGGCAAGTCCGTCGTCAAGGCGCAGGTGAAGGTCGGTGGCCGAGGCAAGGCCGGCGGCGTCAAGCTGGCCGCCAACCCCGACGAGGCGGTCGCCCGTGCGACCGACATCCTCGGCATGGACATCAAGGGCCACACGGTCCACAAGGTGATGATCGCCGAGCTCTCCCCGGAGATCGAGGCGGAGTACTACGTCTCGTACCTCCTCGACCGCACCAACCGCACCTTCCTGGCCATGGCCTCGGTGCAGGGCGGCATGGACATCGAGGAGGTCGCGGAGAAGACCCCCGAGGCCCTCGCGAAGGTCCCGGTCAACGCCGTGGACGGCGTTGACATCGTCAAGGCCCGCGAGATCGTGGCCCAGGCGAAGTTCCCGGCCGACGTGGCCGAGGGTGTCGCCGAGGCCATGGTGACCCTGTGGGACACCTTCGTCGCGGAGGACGCCCTCCTCGTCGAGGTCAACCCGCTGGTGAAGACCAAGGACGGCCGGATCCTGGCCCTGGACGGAAAGGTCTCTCTCGACGAGAACGCCGACTTCCGCCAGCCCGGCCACGAGGCCCTCGAGGACAAGGCCGCAGCCAACCCGCTCGAGGCTGCCGCCAAGGCCAAGAACCTCAACTACGTCAAGCTCGACGGCGAGGTCGGCATCATCGGTAACGGTGCCGGTCTGGTCATGTCGACCCTGGACGTCGTCGCGTACGCCGGTGAGAACCACGGCAACGTGAAGCCCGCCAACTTCCTCGACATCGGTGGCGGCGCCTCCGCAGAGGTCATGGCGAACGGCCTGGAGATCATCCTCGGCGACCCGGACGTCAAGTCCGTCTTCGTCAACGTCTTCGGTGGCATCACCGCTTGTGACGAGGTCGCCAACGGCATCGTCCAGGCGCTGGCGCTGCTTGAGTCCAAGGGCGAGAAGGTCGAGAAGCCGCTGGTCGTGCGCCTCGACGGCAACAACGCGGAGCTGGGTCGCAAGATCCTTTCCGACGCCAACCACCCGCTCGTGCAGCGCGTGGACACCATGGACGGCGCGGCCGACAAGGCCGCCGAGCTCGCCGCGGCTGCGAAGTAA
- the sucD gene encoding succinate--CoA ligase subunit alpha: MAIFLTKDSKVIVQGMTGATGMKHTKLMLADGTNIVGGVNPRKAGTSVDFDGTEVPVFGSVKEAMEKTGADVSVLFVPPAFAKAAVVEAIDAEIPLAVVITEGIAVHDSAAFWAYAGSKGNKTRIIGPNCPGLITPGQSNAGIIPGDITKPGRIGLVSKSGTLTYQMMYELRDIGFSSAVGIGGDPVIGTTHIDALAAFEADPETDLIVMIGEIGGDAEERAADFIAKNVTKPVVGYVAGFTAPEGKTMGHAGAIVSGSSGTAQAKKEALEAAGVKVGKTPTETAKLAREILGA; encoded by the coding sequence ATGGCTATCTTCCTCACCAAGGACAGCAAGGTCATCGTCCAGGGGATGACCGGCGCCACGGGCATGAAGCACACCAAGCTCATGCTGGCTGACGGCACCAACATCGTCGGTGGCGTGAACCCGCGCAAGGCCGGTACGTCCGTCGACTTCGACGGCACCGAGGTTCCGGTCTTCGGTTCCGTCAAGGAAGCGATGGAGAAGACGGGCGCCGACGTGTCCGTTCTCTTCGTGCCGCCGGCGTTCGCGAAGGCCGCCGTCGTCGAGGCGATCGACGCCGAGATCCCGCTGGCCGTCGTCATCACCGAGGGCATCGCCGTCCACGACTCGGCCGCCTTCTGGGCGTACGCCGGTTCGAAGGGCAACAAGACCCGGATCATCGGTCCGAACTGCCCCGGCCTGATCACCCCCGGCCAGTCCAACGCCGGCATCATCCCGGGCGACATCACGAAGCCCGGCCGCATCGGTCTCGTGTCCAAGTCCGGCACGCTGACCTACCAGATGATGTACGAGCTCCGTGACATCGGCTTCTCGTCCGCCGTCGGCATCGGTGGCGACCCGGTCATCGGTACGACGCACATCGACGCCCTCGCGGCGTTCGAGGCCGACCCCGAGACCGACCTCATCGTGATGATCGGCGAGATCGGTGGCGACGCCGAGGAGCGTGCCGCCGACTTCATCGCGAAGAACGTCACGAAGCCGGTCGTCGGTTACGTCGCGGGCTTCACCGCCCCCGAGGGCAAGACCATGGGCCACGCCGGCGCCATCGTCTCCGGCTCCTCCGGTACCGCCCAGGCGAAGAAGGAGGCCCTCGAGGCCGCCGGCGTGAAGGTCGGCAAGACGCCGACCGAGACCGCCAAGCTGGCGCGCGAGATCCTCGGCGCCTGA